From Pseudomonas vanderleydeniana, the proteins below share one genomic window:
- the hutC gene encoding histidine utilization repressor: MTPATPRTEQGFPVPTPPANNPLAAQMGESPAPLYARVKQMITQQIDSGNWPPHYRVPSESELVEQLGYSRMTINRALREMTAEGLLVRMQGVGTFVAEPKTQSALFEVHNIADEIASRGHRHTCKIITLGEEVAGSERAVALDMREGQKVFHSLIVHFENDIPVQIEDRFVNALVAPDYLKQDFTLQTPYAYLSQVAPLTEGEHVVEAILADATECELLQIERSEPCLMIRRRTWSGRQPVTAARLIHPGSRHRLEGRFTK, translated from the coding sequence ATGACACCTGCCACCCCTAGAACCGAACAAGGATTTCCTGTGCCGACTCCGCCTGCCAACAACCCGCTGGCTGCCCAAATGGGCGAAAGTCCGGCGCCGTTATATGCCCGCGTCAAACAGATGATCACCCAGCAGATCGACAGTGGGAACTGGCCGCCGCACTACCGCGTGCCGTCCGAGAGCGAACTGGTGGAACAGCTGGGCTACAGCCGCATGACCATCAACCGTGCCCTGCGGGAAATGACCGCCGAAGGCCTGCTGGTGCGCATGCAGGGTGTCGGCACCTTCGTCGCCGAGCCCAAGACCCAGTCGGCGCTGTTCGAGGTGCACAACATTGCCGACGAGATCGCCTCGCGCGGTCATCGCCATACCTGCAAGATCATCACCCTCGGTGAAGAGGTCGCCGGCTCCGAGCGCGCCGTGGCATTGGACATGCGCGAGGGACAGAAGGTCTTTCACTCGCTGATCGTGCATTTCGAGAACGACATTCCGGTGCAGATCGAGGACCGCTTCGTCAACGCGCTGGTGGCGCCGGACTACCTCAAGCAGGATTTCACCCTGCAGACGCCCTACGCCTACCTGTCCCAGGTCGCACCGTTGACCGAGGGCGAGCATGTGGTCGAGGCGATTCTCGCCGATGCCACCGAGTGCGAGTTGCTGCAGATCGAGCGGAGCGAGCCGTGCCTGATGATTCGCCGGCGGACCTGGTCCGGTCGCCAGCCGGTGACGGCCGCCCGGTTGATCCACCCCGGTTCCCGTCATCGTCTGGAAGGACGCTTTACCAAATGA
- a CDS encoding HutD/Ves family protein, producing the protein MSSLKVLRAADYPRMPWKNGGGSTEEITRDEGEGLDGFGWRLSIADIGESGGFSSFAGYERIITVLQGAGMTLQVDGQRTRALLPLDPFAFSGASQVGCTLLDGPIRDFNLIYAPDRYSARLQWLEAAQPKRFFTSAAVLLIFSVSDQLHVGLADNGYEVLGRHDCLRLDGNAGLQEVAVTGRCCVIELIPA; encoded by the coding sequence ATGAGTTCACTGAAAGTCTTGCGTGCGGCGGATTACCCGCGCATGCCATGGAAAAACGGCGGTGGCAGCACCGAGGAAATCACTCGCGACGAAGGCGAGGGGCTGGACGGTTTCGGCTGGCGCCTGTCGATCGCCGATATCGGTGAGTCGGGTGGCTTTTCCAGCTTTGCCGGTTATGAGCGGATCATTACCGTGCTGCAGGGCGCGGGCATGACCCTGCAGGTCGACGGCCAGCGCACTCGCGCATTGCTGCCACTGGACCCGTTTGCCTTCAGTGGTGCGAGCCAGGTCGGCTGCACGCTGCTCGACGGACCGATCCGCGACTTCAACCTGATCTACGCCCCGGATCGCTACAGTGCCCGGCTGCAATGGCTGGAGGCCGCGCAACCCAAGCGCTTCTTTACGTCGGCGGCGGTGCTGCTGATCTTCAGTGTCAGCGACCAGTTGCATGTCGGCCTGGCCGACAATGGTTACGAAGTGCTCGGCCGGCATGACTGCCTGCGGCTGGACGGTAACGCCGGGCTTCAGGAAGTGGCGGTCACTGGCCGTTGCTGTGTGATCGAACTGATTCCTGCCTGA